The following coding sequences are from one Trypanosoma brucei gambiense DAL972 chromosome 2, complete sequence window:
- a CDS encoding T. brucei spp.-specific protein, which yields MASPSDSREILNTLGYGAALVVPAFVKLCLTMAVMALDDQQPTADTGYRYRNDLKLPAARALCRLKEHIEKVQERVDQLSKMVEGNKSLGRRAMELAEEVKSEAAKSARGLSTVLSTHCRNPDENHHLPFSQNCDRSVSPIEPPDHKLKEEITCDATVESGANSTRGPSSRDMNNLVRMWDEVKPTASKGADGNSYRSKQSYEAAASKCKIDGYSTMPCTVSEKHWRSSFVAATLKLRELEVVVEEATGQTVQEVESKPQGIPRGLELGLEEATAGPTVQFLLGNNHTVYDCGTLTELSRLVSILVAVQI from the coding sequence ATGGCATCACCTTCTGATAGCAGAGAAATACTCAACACGTTGGGGTACGGAGCCGCGTTAGTGGTTCCCGCTTTTGTTAAACTGTGCCTCACAATGGCCGTGATGGCTTTAGATGACCAGCAGCCGACAGCCGACACTGGATATAGGTATCGCAATGACCTTAAACTCCCAGCTGCAAGAGCATTGTGCCGTCTCAAGGAGCACATCGAAAAGGTTCAGGAGAGAGTCGATCAACTCTCCAAAATGGTTGAGGGCAACAAATCACTAGGAAGGAGAGCAATGGAATTGGCCGAGGAAGTAAAGTCAGAAGCAGCGAAAAGTGCGAGGGGTTTGAGCACAGTATTGAGTACTCACTGCAGGAATCCTGATGAAAACCATCACCTTCCATTCAGCCAAAATTGTGACAGGAGCGTATCTCCTATTGAACCACCTGACCACAAATTAAAGGAGGAGATTACTTGCGATGCTACTGTCGAGTCGGGCGCCAACAGCACACGTGGACCCTCATCCCGTGATATGAACAACCTCGTGCGAATGTGGGACGAAGTGAAGCCCACTGCATCAAAAGGGGCAGATGGTAACAGTTACAGAAGCAAACAGAGCTACGAAGCTGCTGCCTCGAAGTGCAAGATCGATGGTTACTCCACGATGCCTTGTACTGTTTCTGAAAAACACTGGCGGTCTTCCTTTGTTGCTGCAACCTTGAAGCTACGTGAGCTGGAGGTTGTTGTTGAGGAGGCAACTGGCCAAACCGTGCAAGAAGTGGAAAGCAAGCCGCAAGGCATCCCACGTGGACTTGAGTTAGGGTTAGAAGAAGCGACAGCTGGTCCGACCGTGCAGTTCCTTCTAGGAAATAACCATACCGTCTATGATTGTGGTACACTTACCGAATTGAGCCGTCTGGTGTCGATTCTTGTCGCTGTGCAAATTTAG